CAAGCTCCTTGAGCAAGACCAGGAGATCGTGGCACTCGTCGAAAAATCGAGCCCGGAAATTTCCCGCCTGGCTAAAACGCTCGGGGACGAGATCGAGCAGATCCATGGGGAGCCGTCGAGCATCGTCATCACCGGAGAGCGCTACCATGTGGCCGATATGATCGCCCATCAGGTGCTTATGGAGTTAAAGGCGGGCGTTCAGAAAAGGTCTATGACCGATTGGCTGGACGGCATAGCATTACACCCGGTACTCGGCTACCTTGTGGCCATCGCGGTCATCGGTGGGTTGCTGGTCTGGACGTTCGTCATCGGGGCGCAAATATCCACTTTCATACAGAACGTTTTAACGTCTTTTGAGCAATACGAGCCCGTTATTTCCGGCCCTATCGGGAGCATAATCTGGAACGGCGCGTACACCGGCTTCGTAGCGGGAGTCACGCTTATCATACCTTATGTGCTGCCCTTCTACCTCTTACTGGCGTTCATCGAGGATTCCGGATACCTGACCCGGATAGCCGTGATTCTGGACCGCGGCATGCATAAATTGGGATTACATGGTAAGGCCATCATCCCCCTGATCCTGGGATATGGATGCAACGTGCCCGCCATATACTCATGCCGCATCATGGAATCCCCGAAGCAAAAAAAGCTCCTCGCCTTCCTGGTCACGTTCGTTCCGTGCACGGCCAGGACCGTCGTCATCCTGGGCCTGGTGGCCGCCTTCGTGAACATCTGGTGGGCGTTTGCGCTCTATGCCTTCGATATTCTCCTTATCATCGTCGTCGGGCGCATCGCGTTCAAGGTGATGCCGGGCGAATCTGTGGGCCTTATCATGGAGATGGCGGACTATCATGTGCCGTCGCTCAAGGTAATCCTCAAGCAGACGTGGGCCCGCACCAAGTCGCTCATACTGATCGTGTTCCCTACGTATATCGTCGGCAGCGCGGCCCTCCAGGCCCTTTACGCGTACGGCGTCCTGAACCCCATAAACGCCGCCCTGACGCCCATAACGGTCTGGTGGCTCGGGCTTCCGGCGGTCGCGGGGATACTTCTGATCTTCGGCATCGTCCGGAAAGAAATGACGATCCTGACGCTAGCCGTCATCTTCCAGACCACGAACTTCGCGTCGATCATGTCGCCGGTACAATTGATCGTGCTGGCGCTGGTCAGCATGATCTACATCCCGTGCCTGTCCACCATCTTCGCGATCGCGTCCGAGTTCAGCTGGAAGGACGCCCTCATCATGACCCTCGTGGAGATCGGCCTCGCAATCGCCATTGGAGGCATAGCGTTCAGGCTTTTAACCTTATTCATATAATTCGATAAGAAAAAATCATAACAAAGTATTAAACCCAACCCCGCTTTACGTGCATAGCTTGCAATGACCGTATAAAAAGAGGTATAACATGGCAAAACCTGGAAGTAAGAGTAAAAGAGCAGGTAAGAAAGTATCGGGCGGACCGAAAACCGAAAGACAATCAGTCGAGGCCGGCAAGATCCCCAGCACGCCAGCGGCGGCGCAAGCTTCGTCCCCGCTGATAGATCAGAAAGCCGTAGCCGCGGAAGTTCCCGCGGAAAAGGGCAAGACAGGCATCATACATTTCATCAAGTCGCATTTGTCCGTCTATACGATCGCGATCCTGGCCATCATGGCCGTCATGCTCTACATCCGGATCGCTTTACCATATAATACGGTCTTTACGAATTGGCCTGGCAATTACGTGAACATCGCGGCGGATGACGCGCCGATGCAGATGCGTTTGGTCTATAATACCCTCGCGCATTTCCCCGTCCGTGAGCTCTACGACCCGTTCACGCATTATCCCTACGGTAGTCTCGTACACTTCGGGCCGCTATTCACAATGCTCATCGCTGTCCCCTCGCTCATCCTCGGCCTGGGCCATCCCAGCGCCCAGCTAACGGCCACCGTCGGGGCATACGTCCCCGCCGTCCTGGGCGCACTGTGCGCCATACCGACCTATTATGTCGGCAAGAAGCTCTTCGGCAGGAATACCGGCCTGCTGGCCGCAGTGATCCTCATGTTCCTGCCCGGCCAGTTCCTCGTCCGGTCCCTGCTGGGATTCACGGACCACCACGTGGCCGAGGTCCTATTCTCGGTGGCGACCATCGCCGTGCTGGTCTACGCCCTCGACAGCGCAAAAAAGGCCGGGCTAAGCCTCACCCGGATAAAAGATCGTGACTTTAAAAATATCAAGGAGCCGCTGGCCCTGGCGTTACTTTCCGGCATCGCGTTCGGCTGCTATATGCTCTCGTGGCCGGGTGGCCTGCTCGTCGGGTTCATGCTCTTCATATACTTCGTATTGCAGTGTATCATCGACCATGTCCGGGGCAAGCCGCTGGATTCGACGCTCATCGTGGCGTTCTTCATGTACCTGGTGCCCATGGTCATGGTGCTGCCCTACTCGCTGCAGTACCTTCGCTTCGACCTCGTGAACTGGTCGCTCACCCAGCCCGTCATCCTGGGGCTGGCACTCGTGGGCATCGGGATAGTGTATGCCGTCTCGAGGATCCTGGAGTGGGGCAAAATCTCAAGGATCATGTATCCCGTGGCCCTCGCGGGCATCGTGATGGTCGGTATGCTGCTCCTTTACATCGCCGTGCCCCAGTTGTATGGCATCATTATGGCCGGCCTGGGTAAGTTCCAGTCGAGCGGCGGCATGCTGACCGTAGGCGAAGCGTGGCCTACGTACCTCGACCGCTCGACGGGCCAGTTCTCGCTGACCGCTTTCTGGTATGACTTCGACTGGGCCTTCTATATCTCAATCCTGGCGATCTTCCTCCTCGCCTACCGGGCCTACCGGGATGACCGCCCGAGTGAGCTCATGTTTCTCGTATGGAGCGTGATCATGCTGTGGGCGACGTTCACCGAGACCCGCTTTACCTACTACTTCGCGGTGAACGCGGCCCTGCTCACCGGCTTCGTTGCCAGCGAGCTCTTCTGGATAGCCAGTTCTTCGGAGTTCAAGGATAATTTCATGAAAAAAGTCAAATCGCCGGATGATCTTTCGAAATTTATCTCGAAGAATATGGGCCAGACGCTGGTGCTGTCGATGATCGCGGCCATGTTCATCCTGGTCGCGGTCTGGCCGGTCACCGGCCTCGGCCAGAATATCACCACCCTGGAAGCCCAGGGTGGTCCGGGAAGCATGCAGTACGAGTGGTACGACGCCCTCACATGGATGAGCAATCACACGCCTGACCCGCAGGGAAAGACGGTACAGTCGAGCTTCGACTATGCCAACGGCACGTATGCCATCCCTTCGAATGCGGGCGTTGACCAGTATAATTACCCGGCCAGTGCCTACGGCGTCATGAGCTGGTGGGACTACGGCAACGTCATCGAGTACGTAGCCCACCGCATCCCGGACGCGAACCCGTTCCAGGACGGGATCACCGAGATGAACGGCACGACCGGCGCTTCGCCGTTCTTCTGCTCAACGGACGAGAATACGAGCGTCGGGATGCTCGATAAGCTGAACAGCCGGTACGTGGTCATAGACAACGATATGGCCGTGGGCAAATTCCCGGCCATCCAGGACTGGATCAACGATACTTCCGGCTGGGAAACTCTGACGCAATCCAGCTATATCTACTCTGACGGCACGGGCCTGTATTCGGGCAGCGGCCAGGTGCCCGTGCTGCAGGATACGGATAAGTGGAACAGCTCGATCATGAAGCGTCTCTACTTTGACGACGCCGACGGCATGGGCCACTACCGGCTCGTCTACGATTCCGCGGGCCCGTACTACGTGAACATGAAGGTCGTCGACCGGTCGCAGGGCTATGCCGGCTACAATAACCCGATATCCTTCAACGACCTGTCGAGCGCCACCCGGATGTACGACATGTACAGCAATTATACCATTGCGTCGGACTCTTCGGGCACCAGGTACGGTTACGATGCCAGGCAGCCCGTCAAGTTCGTCAAGGTCTTCGAAAAGGTCAAGGGCGCGTCGATCACCGGAAGCGCCCCCGCGGACGCCTCAAATGTGACGGCATCGCTGACGCTTAAGACCGACTGGGGCCGAGAGTTCGCATACACGGAAACGGCTCCCGTTGTTAACGGCGCATACAACCTTGTCGTATCATATCCGACCGAGAAGATGCAGGGCGATGGTTACTCCTACGGCATCATGCCAGAGGGCGAGTACACCATCAGTTATGGCAACACGACAAAGAGCGTGAACGTAAGCGAGAATGCAGTTATGAATGGAGATACAATACGGGTAGCATAAAGCGGAGGGACGGGAAACCCCGTCTCTTTTTTAACTTTGGCCCTACTCAGAATATAAATAAGCCAAATTAGACTAAAAAGGTTTTTTATCATGTACGAAAAAACTTGATATTAGGATGATGTCGATGGAGACCGAATCGATGCAAGAATGCGACGCACGAATGCGTAAAGCGCGCTTTTGGATTAGGCAGGGCCGGAGGGCAATGCTGGTTTTTGGAGCTTTATTCGGCGTGATAATCGTGACTTTAATTTTAACTAAAGTGCTCCTCATATTCGGTATTAGCATTCCGACCGATCTTTTCGACGAGATTATCTTCGCCGCTATAAGCTTACTCATGGTCTCCAGCCTGGTTATATTGGCCTGTAACTTCTTGAGAAATCTGTATCAAAAGGGTAGCCCCTGCGATGCTTGTAATCCGCTCCAGACTCATTGCTCTGAATGCAGTTTTCAAAAGCCCGTAAATTTAGAAAAGAAAAAAGATGGATAAATCCGCCCAGTTTAATGATATCGGCAAGCCCACGATGGATCATAAGGAACTCGACTTTGGCGGCGACGACCTTAAGGGCATGCTGGAAAGGCAGATCGCCCTGGAAACGGCGGACGTCGAAAAGTACAAGCACCGGATCGAGACCATCGACGACCCGGAGGTCGTCGGCGTCCTGAGGCATATCCTGGACGAGGAAAAGCGTCACCGGAAAGAGTTCAAAGAACGGCGACAAAATATATGTGAACTGACTACCGACCCCCCAATCGGTCAGTTGACCACGCGCTTTTACATTTTACTTTTTAAAGGTTCAATGGGTTTAATCCTAATTTCGAAAATACGTTGAAGCCTTGAAGTTCTGTCTTTTTCTTCTAAATAAATTCCGACATGTAAGATCTATGGCGAACCCCCAGACCCCTTTCGTAGAGCAGCACGTATTTGAACCTTCGACGATTATGAGAAAAAGGCTATATATTTATGTTCCTAGTTAGAGTGGGCGAGGATACGGCATGAGATCTATACCGACAACGCTTGGCTATCTGGCACTGGTAATCATTATTTTGAGCGCGGCATCGCCATCAGTGTCTGCGACCTCCATGCAGTATGCGCCGCCTCCGCCCGGCGACTTCATGCTGTATAAGTCAGACCACTTCGACATTTACTATGATTCGACACGCATCACCGACGTGAGCGGCGTGGTCATGGCGGCCAACGCGGCCTACGCGAACGTGACGGCTTTTTACGGCAGCTACGATTACCATGACCGGATCATCCTGGCCTCGAGCCATGAACAGTACGCCAATATCCTGCTCAATTACCTGACCAATGAGAATATATCGGAGAGTAATGTGGCGAGCGCCTGGGGCGATGCGGATAGCGGCACCATCGTGATCGAAGTGCCCGACCAGCTTCCGAATTTCACCACGGTGCTGACCCACCAGTTCGCGGAGATCGTCCTGCGCACCAGGCTCATCAGCAACAAGTATACCGTGCCAGCCTGGTTCTCGGAGGGCCTGGCGATCTTCATCTCGGGCGACCTTTCAGATTCGGGAAAGGCGCTGGTCGAGGATGCCTGCCGAAATGGCAAGATGATGACGGTAGCCCAGATGAACGAGATATTGAGCAATGCGAACGACCCGTCTGTCAGCCCGGACGAGGCTAAAATGGCCGAAGCCCAGTCAGGCATGCTCATGCAATATATCGCGCAAAAATACGGCGCCGACAGCTTAAATCTCATCATACAGGACTACGGGTCGCTGAACGACCTGGATAAATCTTTTATGAGGCACCTCGGATACGGGCCCGAAGGCATTAACATCGACTGGCAGAACGAGCTGAAGGGCGAGCTGAACATCCGTGACGGCATCGTGACCTCGGAGAACGCCCATGGCTACGTGACCGATGCCGGTGGCAAGCCCATCGCGAACCAGACGATCACTTTTACGTGTATGAGGAACGACTCAGCGGTTCTCGGCAAGATCTACACGGCGACGACTAACAGCTCGGGCTTTTATAGCCTGAACCTGACATACGGCCTGTTTAAGGTCCAGATACACAGCCCGGGCTACGCGGACCTGCTGGACTCGATCACGCTGCAAAAGGGCGAGCTCCGCCTCTATAACATCACGCTCGCGAATGCAGAGACAGTGACTGCGACGCCGATCCAGAATATGACCCAGAACGTCGCAGCGAACCCGGAGGCAGCGGATAATAGTCTGATCTACATGGCGCTGGGCGCGGTCAACGTGCTGGCGATTTTGCTTATCGCCTTTATCTTCCTGCGGGTCAGGAAATAGGCAGGGCCGCAGTGTTTTTCTTTTTTCTTACCTAATAAAGTTTAAATAGTATGTAAAGCCTATTAAAGTCCGCATTAATACGTTTTTGATGCCAGACGCAGGGGTTGCCAAGTCAGGTCAAAGGCGCAGGATTCAGGGTCCTGTCGTGTAGGCGTTCGTGGGTTCGAATCCCATCCCCTGCACTAATAATTATCACGTGTTTTTTTAAATTTATGCTGCATTGAATATTAATAGGTAATTGTTTAGCAAATAGTCTTATTTTTATCATTTGCGTAATAGCCAAATTTATCGATAGTTTCCGATTATCTTTTTCAATTTTTATGCTTTGTTGAATATGCCCTTTTAAGTCTCGAAGTGTACTGAGGGCACTATTTTTCACCACAAAGGCACGAAGAGCACGGAGGCCCACAAAGACTTTTTTATAATTAAGAGACAAAGGGCACAGAGCCGCTTTTTGAATTTATAATATATGAAGGCACGATGGTAAAAAGTGCTCTTGTTCATTCCACTGTGCCCTTGTATCCTTCGTATCCTGATCGCCAATGAACCGGCTTTGTGATTCTTTGTAACTTAATTTAAAAAGAAAACTTTGTGGGCCTCCGTGCTCTTCGTGCCTTTGTGGTGAAAAATAGTGTCCTCCGTGCTCTTAAAAAGCTTAAAATATGGGAGTAATTCAGCACAGCAATTTTTTTTAACAATTAACTAGCTTAGTAATCGTTTACTAATTAACAAAACTTGACTTATTCAACACAGCACAAATTTATGAATAACTTCGTGACTATGCTTTGCGTCGCTTCGTTTATGGTTCATCTTCTTGAACCGGGAACGGCCGCAAGAATAAAAAAAGTCATAATCGGTTTTATTATTATTGTTTATTGGTCTGATGTAATTCATTTATCTTCGCGGACCGTATGGTGTACATATTGGGGCTGAGCTGGCTGCCGATTTTAATTTATAAAATAAAAATATTGAGCCATTTTTGTAGAATCAACAGGCAGTCGCATAAACTCCAAATTAATTGGAACAAATTGTTCTCATAATCATTATAAAAAAATAACTTTATCTAATAATAAGCCTTCTGCTCGTCAATTTTCCATGTTGCATCGAAATATTTATCTAGTACAGGAACAATAATTTCTTGAGGAACAATAAGTTGTTCCCCAAACGTACGCTCAGGCATGGAGCCAATTGGGGAGAGCAATCTACGATAGATCACCAGGGGATTGCATAAAGGGGGTGAGTAACTGCATGGGGGGCATGCGGCTGCTCATAAGGGGAAATATTGGCCCCATGCCAGGCGTCGTGAACATCACGTTCATCTCCCATGGCTCTTTTATTTTTTTAGCAAAGTTAAATAGCCGGAAGCCTGATTCTAAGCAGTGGTGGATAAAAGTGACAGAAGTGATCAGGCCCTTGAACGATATGACCGCGGCAGAGGTGCTCTCGGAAGAGGGCGAATTCACGAACTTTATCCGGGCAATGGAGATATCGGGCGTTGGCGGCCTGCTCGAAAAGAAGGGGCCCTACACCGTGTTCGCTCCGATGGACGACGTCTTCAACATGGAAATGTTAGGCGGCATGATCGGGTCTGCGAAGCTGGACGTCGTTCTCGGGCAATTCATCGTCCCGGGAAAATATATGCTGGCAGACCTCCGCTCCCTCCAGATGCTAAAGACGGTAAGCGGATATCCGCTGATCATAACCACGGACGATGGCATCAAGGTCAACGGGCTGAGGATATTCAAGCCCGACCTGCCATATAACAAGGGCATAATCCACGAGGTCGCAAAAGGAGTAAGGCCTTAAATTTATCTATCTGGCGGCCATAATTTAACTCATGAAGTTCAACGATATCGTGAAGCTCCTGGTCGCCTTCGCCGCGAGCTTTTTAGCGGCGGCCATCGGCTCGATCTTCACATTTACGAGCATTGCCACCTGGTACGCGGCATTGAACAAGCCTTTCTTCACGCCGCCGAACTGGCTCTTCGGCCCCGCATGGACGATACTATATATCCTGATGGCCGTCGCGCTCTTCCTCATCTGGCGGCTGCCCGAGAGCAAGGCCCGGAACCAGGCGATGGCGCTGTTCGCGGGCCAGCTTATCACGAACGTGCTCTGGTCGGTCGGATTCTTCGGCCTCCACAACATCCTGCTGGGCGTCGCCCTCATCCTGGTGCTGCTCGCCCTCATCGTGCTGACGACGTACGAGTTCTATAAGCTCTCGAAGCCGGCGGCATATGCCATGGTGCCTTATATCCTGTGGGTCTGCTTCGCCACGTGCCTTAATGTGGCCGTATTCTTCTTAAATCTGTAGCGCAGAGACTTATCGATGGCATATTTCAACGAGCCCGTGGAGACGATGGGGCGAACAGAGCTCAACGCCCTCATCGATGAGCGAACCCGATATACGGTCCGCTATGCCGCAGAGCGCTCGCCTTTTTACCGCCAGTGGTTCCGGGATAACGGGGTCGACGTCTCGTCCATCCGCACGCATGAAGACCTGTTGAGGCTGCCCATCGTGTCCGGCCAGACCATCCGGAATAATCAGCCCCCTGCCACGGAGGATTTCCGGTTCCGGAGCACGGACTGGCGGGACATTTTCACCATCCACGAGACCAGCGGCACCAGCGGCACGCCCAAGTCGTTCTTTTTGACGTACGACGACTGGAAGCGGTATGCCGAAAAGTACGCCCGGTTCTTCGTAGCCCAGGGCTTTGGCCCCGGGGATCGACTCATCGTCTGCGCGTCCTATGGCATGAACGTGGGCGCGAACACCATGACCCTCGCCGCCCATCGAATAGGCCTCACCATCGTGCCGGAAGGCAGGTGCAATTTCCCCGTGCGCATCATCAAGAGTTACCGGCCAACGGGGATCGTGGGCAGTGTCTTTAAGCTGCTCCGCCTGGGCCGGCGAATGGGGGCAGAGGGCTTAGACCCGAAGGATTCAGGCATCGAAAGGCTCGTCGCCGGCGGCGAAAGCTTCGCGAAGGAATCCCGTGAATATCTGGAGGAGCTCTGGGGCTGTAAGGCGTATAACACGTACGGGAGCACCGAGGGTACCATGTGCGGCGAGTGCGGCGTGCAGAACGGCCTGCACGTCCCCGAAGATATGGTGCACGTGGACGTGTACGACCCGGCGATGAAAAAGTTCGTCCCTGACGGAGAGTGCGGCCGTATGGTACTGACGACGCTGCTGCCCGTCGGCGGCAGGTGCGGCACGCTGCTCATCAACTACGATACCGAGGACACGACCGTCGTCATGTCCCGGGAAAAATGCGCATGCGGGCGGACCCATATGCGTATCTTTTACCCGCAGCGCGAAGCCGAGACCATCTGGGTAGCCGGCGCCCCTTTCAACCGCGTGGACGTGGAGTCGGGCGTTTTCCAGCGCGAGAACATGGAGTACCTGACGGGCGAGTACGAGGCCTTCGTCGATCTCGAAGGCGGCGTGACCACGATGAAGCTCAACCTGGAGTGCTTCGACCCGGAGAAGCTAAGCCGCCGGCCCGTGGAAGAGCGCTTCACCGAGGCCTTCTTAAAGTATAAGCCGGGGCTTGCCCGTGCTTTTGGGGAAGGCGCGTTCAAGCTATCCTTTAGTTTCCTGGCTCCGGGCAGGCTTGAGTTTTACCAGAAGAAGGGCAGGCCGAAGCGCATCGTCGACCGTAGATAAGTGCTGAAAATACGTGATAAAATTACAATAATAGGCCCACTAGATTAGATCATGCAGAAACGGGTGAGCAATATTATACCGCCGATCACCGGGCACATAGACCGGACAGACATCATGGACAGGGGCGTGCGATACATCGGCAGGGACTCGAACGGCGCTGACGTTTCCGTGGATGTATACGGCTCCCGCATGGACGTGAACGTCGGCGGCAGGACGATACTGGTCGAGGGCGACTACCTGAAGTACGACGACAGCGACAGGAAGTACATCATCTGCGACCGGAAGGGCAGGGTCTTCCTGAACTTTAAGGTCAAGGACGATGGCACATTCACGGTGAAATACGGGCGCGAGGGCTAGAAGAGGCGGAGCTCAAAGTATCTCAGCAGCTCTATGCCCGTCTCGTCTATCCGCAGATTCGACTGCCAGTGCCCCATGCCTTTTAAGGCCGCATTTCGAGCCGCGTCGACGATTGCTGGCTCCGGCTCGCCCGGGACGCAGAAAGGCACAGCTTCGAACATGTAGCACATGAGGATTACCGCTTTCGAGCCACGCTCTATTGAGCCCGATATATCGCAAAAGTGCTTGACGAGGCGCTCGAGGCCGTTGAACTT
This is a stretch of genomic DNA from Methanocella sp.. It encodes these proteins:
- the feoB gene encoding ferrous iron transport protein B — encoded protein: MAGSEDRTRLGQAPKLKDSTGNIDRDKIGRVVALAGNSNVGKSAIFNQLTGVDQIIGNWPGKTVERAEGLLQYKGQRIKIIDLPGIYSFSTYSMEEIVSRDFIALEKPDAVVNVVDASALERNLFFTLQLIELEVPMVMALNQVDLMEKKGLSIDARKLEEILGMPVVTTVAIKGKGIADLTEKIINITERRTLPHRVQYGREIEERVEKLVAAMCKMSFGYPARWTAIKLLEQDQEIVALVEKSSPEISRLAKTLGDEIEQIHGEPSSIVITGERYHVADMIAHQVLMELKAGVQKRSMTDWLDGIALHPVLGYLVAIAVIGGLLVWTFVIGAQISTFIQNVLTSFEQYEPVISGPIGSIIWNGAYTGFVAGVTLIIPYVLPFYLLLAFIEDSGYLTRIAVILDRGMHKLGLHGKAIIPLILGYGCNVPAIYSCRIMESPKQKKLLAFLVTFVPCTARTVVILGLVAAFVNIWWAFALYAFDILLIIVVGRIAFKVMPGESVGLIMEMADYHVPSLKVILKQTWARTKSLILIVFPTYIVGSAALQALYAYGVLNPINAALTPITVWWLGLPAVAGILLIFGIVRKEMTILTLAVIFQTTNFASIMSPVQLIVLALVSMIYIPCLSTIFAIASEFSWKDALIMTLVEIGLAIAIGGIAFRLLTLFI
- a CDS encoding oligosaccharyl transferase, archaeosortase A system-associated; translated protein: MAKPGSKSKRAGKKVSGGPKTERQSVEAGKIPSTPAAAQASSPLIDQKAVAAEVPAEKGKTGIIHFIKSHLSVYTIAILAIMAVMLYIRIALPYNTVFTNWPGNYVNIAADDAPMQMRLVYNTLAHFPVRELYDPFTHYPYGSLVHFGPLFTMLIAVPSLILGLGHPSAQLTATVGAYVPAVLGALCAIPTYYVGKKLFGRNTGLLAAVILMFLPGQFLVRSLLGFTDHHVAEVLFSVATIAVLVYALDSAKKAGLSLTRIKDRDFKNIKEPLALALLSGIAFGCYMLSWPGGLLVGFMLFIYFVLQCIIDHVRGKPLDSTLIVAFFMYLVPMVMVLPYSLQYLRFDLVNWSLTQPVILGLALVGIGIVYAVSRILEWGKISRIMYPVALAGIVMVGMLLLYIAVPQLYGIIMAGLGKFQSSGGMLTVGEAWPTYLDRSTGQFSLTAFWYDFDWAFYISILAIFLLAYRAYRDDRPSELMFLVWSVIMLWATFTETRFTYYFAVNAALLTGFVASELFWIASSSEFKDNFMKKVKSPDDLSKFISKNMGQTLVLSMIAAMFILVAVWPVTGLGQNITTLEAQGGPGSMQYEWYDALTWMSNHTPDPQGKTVQSSFDYANGTYAIPSNAGVDQYNYPASAYGVMSWWDYGNVIEYVAHRIPDANPFQDGITEMNGTTGASPFFCSTDENTSVGMLDKLNSRYVVIDNDMAVGKFPAIQDWINDTSGWETLTQSSYIYSDGTGLYSGSGQVPVLQDTDKWNSSIMKRLYFDDADGMGHYRLVYDSAGPYYVNMKVVDRSQGYAGYNNPISFNDLSSATRMYDMYSNYTIASDSSGTRYGYDARQPVKFVKVFEKVKGASITGSAPADASNVTASLTLKTDWGREFAYTETAPVVNGAYNLVVSYPTEKMQGDGYSYGIMPEGEYTISYGNTTKSVNVSENAVMNGDTIRVA
- a CDS encoding ferritin-like domain-containing protein; this translates as MDKSAQFNDIGKPTMDHKELDFGGDDLKGMLERQIALETADVEKYKHRIETIDDPEVVGVLRHILDEEKRHRKEFKERRQNICELTTDPPIGQLTTRFYILLFKGSMGLILISKIR
- a CDS encoding peptidase MA family metallohydrolase codes for the protein MRSIPTTLGYLALVIIILSAASPSVSATSMQYAPPPPGDFMLYKSDHFDIYYDSTRITDVSGVVMAANAAYANVTAFYGSYDYHDRIILASSHEQYANILLNYLTNENISESNVASAWGDADSGTIVIEVPDQLPNFTTVLTHQFAEIVLRTRLISNKYTVPAWFSEGLAIFISGDLSDSGKALVEDACRNGKMMTVAQMNEILSNANDPSVSPDEAKMAEAQSGMLMQYIAQKYGADSLNLIIQDYGSLNDLDKSFMRHLGYGPEGINIDWQNELKGELNIRDGIVTSENAHGYVTDAGGKPIANQTITFTCMRNDSAVLGKIYTATTNSSGFYSLNLTYGLFKVQIHSPGYADLLDSITLQKGELRLYNITLANAETVTATPIQNMTQNVAANPEAADNSLIYMALGAVNVLAILLIAFIFLRVRK
- a CDS encoding fasciclin domain-containing protein is translated as MSNCMGGMRLLIRGNIGPMPGVVNITFISHGSFIFLAKLNSRKPDSKQWWIKVTEVIRPLNDMTAAEVLSEEGEFTNFIRAMEISGVGGLLEKKGPYTVFAPMDDVFNMEMLGGMIGSAKLDVVLGQFIVPGKYMLADLRSLQMLKTVSGYPLIITTDDGIKVNGLRIFKPDLPYNKGIIHEVAKGVRP
- a CDS encoding TspO/MBR family protein, whose amino-acid sequence is MKFNDIVKLLVAFAASFLAAAIGSIFTFTSIATWYAALNKPFFTPPNWLFGPAWTILYILMAVALFLIWRLPESKARNQAMALFAGQLITNVLWSVGFFGLHNILLGVALILVLLALIVLTTYEFYKLSKPAAYAMVPYILWVCFATCLNVAVFFLNL
- the ftsA gene encoding coenzyme F390 synthetase, with the translated sequence MAYFNEPVETMGRTELNALIDERTRYTVRYAAERSPFYRQWFRDNGVDVSSIRTHEDLLRLPIVSGQTIRNNQPPATEDFRFRSTDWRDIFTIHETSGTSGTPKSFFLTYDDWKRYAEKYARFFVAQGFGPGDRLIVCASYGMNVGANTMTLAAHRIGLTIVPEGRCNFPVRIIKSYRPTGIVGSVFKLLRLGRRMGAEGLDPKDSGIERLVAGGESFAKESREYLEELWGCKAYNTYGSTEGTMCGECGVQNGLHVPEDMVHVDVYDPAMKKFVPDGECGRMVLTTLLPVGGRCGTLLINYDTEDTTVVMSREKCACGRTHMRIFYPQREAETIWVAGAPFNRVDVESGVFQRENMEYLTGEYEAFVDLEGGVTTMKLNLECFDPEKLSRRPVEERFTEAFLKYKPGLARAFGEGAFKLSFSFLAPGRLEFYQKKGRPKRIVDRR